In Felis catus isolate Fca126 chromosome A2, F.catus_Fca126_mat1.0, whole genome shotgun sequence, the following proteins share a genomic window:
- the NCLN gene encoding nicalin isoform X4, translating into MLEEAGEVLENMLKASCLPLGFIVFLPAVLLLVAPPLPAADAAHEFTVYRMQQYDLQGQPYGTRNAVLNTEARTIDADVLSRRCVLMRLLDFSYEQYQKALRQSAGAVVIILPRAMAAVPQDVIRQFMETEPEMLAMETVVPVYFAVEDEALLSIYEQTQAASAAQGSASAAEVLLHTATANGFQMVTSGVQSKAVSDWLITSVEGRLTGLGGEDLPTIVIVAHYDAFGVAPWLSHGADSNGSGISVLLELARLFSRLYTYKRTHAAYNLLFFASGGGKFNYQGTKRWLEDNLDHTDSSLLQDNVAFVLCLDTVGRGDSLHLHVSKPPREGTLQHAFLRELETVATHQFPEVRFSMVHKKINLAEDILAWEHERFAIRRLPAFTLSHLESHRDGQRSSIMDVRSRVDSKTLTRNTRLIAEALTRVIYNLTEKGTPPDMPVFTEQMIQQEQLDSVMDWLTNQPRAAQLVDKDGTFLSTLEHYLSRYLKEVKQHHIKADKRDPEFVFYDQLKQVMNAYRVKPAIFDLLLAVCIGAYLGMAYTAVQHFDLLYRTVQRLLVKAKTQ; encoded by the exons ATGCTGGAAGAAGCGGGCGAGGTGCTGGAGAACATGCTGAAGGCGTCGTGCCTGCCGCTCGGCTTCATCGTCTTCCTGCCCGCCGTGCTGCTGCTCGTGGCGCCGCCGCTGCCGGCCGCCGACGCGGCGCACGAGTTCACCGTGTACCGCATGCAGCAGTACGACCTGCAGGGGCAGCCCTACG GCACTCGGAACGCAGTGCTCAACACAGAGGCCCGCACCATCGACGCGGACGTGCTGAGTCGCCGCTGCGTGCTCATGCGGCTGCTGGACTTCTCCTACGAGCAGTACCAGAAGGCCCTGAGGCAGTCGGCCGGCGCCGTGGTCATCATCCTGCCGCGAGCCATGGCCGCCGTGCCCCAGGACGTCATCCGG CAATTCATGGAGACCGAGCCTGAGATGCTGGCCATGGAGACCGTGGTCCCTGTGTACTTTGCCGTGGAGGACGAGGCCCTGCTGTCTATCTACGAGCAGACGCAGGCCGCGTCCGCCGCCCAGGGCTCCGCCTCCGCTGCCGAAG TGCTGCTCCACACCGCCACTGCCAACGGCTTCCAGATGGTCACCAGCGGGGTCCAGAGCAAGGCCGTGAGTGACTGGCTCATCACCAGTGTGGAG gggCGGCTGACCGGGCTGGGTGGAGAAGACCTTCCCACCATCGTCATCGTGGCCCATTACGATGCCTTCGGAGTGGCCCCT TGGCTGTCACACGGTGCGGACTCGAACGGGAGCGGCATCTCTGTGCTGCTGGAGCTCGCCCGCCTCTTCTCCAGGCTCTACACCTACAAGCGCACCCACGCCGC GTACAACCTCCTGTTCTTTGCTTCTGGAGGGGGCAAGTTCAACTACCAGGGAACGAAGCGCTGGCTGGAAGATAACCTGGACCACACGG ACTCCAGCCTGCTCCAGGACAACGTGGCCTTCGTCCTGTGCCTGGACACCGTGGGCCGCGGGGACAGCCTGCACCTGCACGTGTCCAAGCCGCCCAGGGAGGGGACGCTGCAGCACGCCTTCCTGCGGGAGCTGGAGACG GTGGCCACCCACCAGTTCCCGGAGGTGCGGTTCTCGATGGTGCACAAGAAAATCAACCTGGCGGAGGACATCCTGGCCTGGGAGCACGAGCGCTTTGCCATCCGCCGGCtgcctgccttcaccctgtcccATCTGGAGAGCCACCGCGACGGCCAGCGCAGCAGCATCATGGATGTGAG GTCCCGGGTCGACTCTAAAACCCTGACCCGCAACACCAGGCTCATCGCGGAGGCCCTGACCCGAGTCATCTACAACCTGACCGAGAAG GGCACCCCCCCAGACATGCCGGTCTTCACGGAGCAGATG ATCCAGCAGGAGCAGCTGGACTCCGTGATGGACTGGCTCACCAACCAGCCCCGCGCGGCCCAGCTGGTGGACAAGGACGGCACGTTCCTCAGCACCCTGGAGCACTACCTGAGCCGCTACCTGAAGGAGGTGAAGCAGCACCACATCAAGGCGGACAAACG GGACCCCGAGTTTGTCTTCTATGACCAGCTGAAGCAGGTGATGAATGCCTACAG GGTCAAGCCAGCCATCTTCGACCTGCTGTTGGCCGTCTGCATCGGCGCCTACCTCGGGATGGCCTACACGGCGGTCCAG CACTTCGACCTCCTGTACAGAACCGTTCAGAGACTGCTCGTGAAGGCCAAGACGCAGTGA
- the NCLN gene encoding nicalin isoform X1 yields the protein MLEEAGEVLENMLKASCLPLGFIVFLPAVLLLVAPPLPAADAAHEFTVYRMQQYDLQGQPYGTRNAVLNTEARTIDADVLSRRCVLMRLLDFSYEQYQKALRQSAGAVVIILPRAMAAVPQDVIRQFMETEPEMLAMETVVPVYFAVEDEALLSIYEQTQAASAAQGSASAAEVLLHTATANGFQMVTSGVQSKAVSDWLITSVEGRLTGLGGEDLPTIVIVAHYDAFGVAPWLSHGADSNGSGISVLLELARLFSRLYTYKRTHAAYNLLFFASGGGKFNYQGTKRWLEDNLDHTDSSLLQDNVAFVLCLDTVGRGDSLHLHVSKPPREGTLQHAFLRELETVATHQFPEVRFSMVHKKINLAEDILAWEHERFAIRRLPAFTLSHLESHRDGQRSSIMDVRSRVDSKTLTRNTRLIAEALTRVIYNLTEKGTPPDMPVFTEQMQIQQEQLDSVMDWLTNQPRAAQLVDKDGTFLSTLEHYLSRYLKEVKQHHIKADKRDPEFVFYDQLKQVMNAYRVKPAIFDLLLAVCIGAYLGMAYTAVQNRSETAREGQDAVTPPPATPPHATAGRHPELQSFSCCS from the exons ATGCTGGAAGAAGCGGGCGAGGTGCTGGAGAACATGCTGAAGGCGTCGTGCCTGCCGCTCGGCTTCATCGTCTTCCTGCCCGCCGTGCTGCTGCTCGTGGCGCCGCCGCTGCCGGCCGCCGACGCGGCGCACGAGTTCACCGTGTACCGCATGCAGCAGTACGACCTGCAGGGGCAGCCCTACG GCACTCGGAACGCAGTGCTCAACACAGAGGCCCGCACCATCGACGCGGACGTGCTGAGTCGCCGCTGCGTGCTCATGCGGCTGCTGGACTTCTCCTACGAGCAGTACCAGAAGGCCCTGAGGCAGTCGGCCGGCGCCGTGGTCATCATCCTGCCGCGAGCCATGGCCGCCGTGCCCCAGGACGTCATCCGG CAATTCATGGAGACCGAGCCTGAGATGCTGGCCATGGAGACCGTGGTCCCTGTGTACTTTGCCGTGGAGGACGAGGCCCTGCTGTCTATCTACGAGCAGACGCAGGCCGCGTCCGCCGCCCAGGGCTCCGCCTCCGCTGCCGAAG TGCTGCTCCACACCGCCACTGCCAACGGCTTCCAGATGGTCACCAGCGGGGTCCAGAGCAAGGCCGTGAGTGACTGGCTCATCACCAGTGTGGAG gggCGGCTGACCGGGCTGGGTGGAGAAGACCTTCCCACCATCGTCATCGTGGCCCATTACGATGCCTTCGGAGTGGCCCCT TGGCTGTCACACGGTGCGGACTCGAACGGGAGCGGCATCTCTGTGCTGCTGGAGCTCGCCCGCCTCTTCTCCAGGCTCTACACCTACAAGCGCACCCACGCCGC GTACAACCTCCTGTTCTTTGCTTCTGGAGGGGGCAAGTTCAACTACCAGGGAACGAAGCGCTGGCTGGAAGATAACCTGGACCACACGG ACTCCAGCCTGCTCCAGGACAACGTGGCCTTCGTCCTGTGCCTGGACACCGTGGGCCGCGGGGACAGCCTGCACCTGCACGTGTCCAAGCCGCCCAGGGAGGGGACGCTGCAGCACGCCTTCCTGCGGGAGCTGGAGACG GTGGCCACCCACCAGTTCCCGGAGGTGCGGTTCTCGATGGTGCACAAGAAAATCAACCTGGCGGAGGACATCCTGGCCTGGGAGCACGAGCGCTTTGCCATCCGCCGGCtgcctgccttcaccctgtcccATCTGGAGAGCCACCGCGACGGCCAGCGCAGCAGCATCATGGATGTGAG GTCCCGGGTCGACTCTAAAACCCTGACCCGCAACACCAGGCTCATCGCGGAGGCCCTGACCCGAGTCATCTACAACCTGACCGAGAAG GGCACCCCCCCAGACATGCCGGTCTTCACGGAGCAGATG CAGATCCAGCAGGAGCAGCTGGACTCCGTGATGGACTGGCTCACCAACCAGCCCCGCGCGGCCCAGCTGGTGGACAAGGACGGCACGTTCCTCAGCACCCTGGAGCACTACCTGAGCCGCTACCTGAAGGAGGTGAAGCAGCACCACATCAAGGCGGACAAACG GGACCCCGAGTTTGTCTTCTATGACCAGCTGAAGCAGGTGATGAATGCCTACAG GGTCAAGCCAGCCATCTTCGACCTGCTGTTGGCCGTCTGCATCGGCGCCTACCTCGGGATGGCCTACACGGCGGTCCAG AACCGTTCAGAGACTGCTCGTGAAGGCCAAGACGCAGTGACGCCCCCgcctgccacccctccccacgCCACAGCCGGCCGGCACCCCGAATTACAGAGCTTTTCGTGTTGCTCTTGA
- the NCLN gene encoding nicalin isoform X2, with product MLEEAGEVLENMLKASCLPLGFIVFLPAVLLLVAPPLPAADAAHEFTVYRMQQYDLQGQPYGTRNAVLNTEARTIDADVLSRRCVLMRLLDFSYEQYQKALRQSAGAVVIILPRAMAAVPQDVIRQFMETEPEMLAMETVVPVYFAVEDEALLSIYEQTQAASAAQGSASAAEVLLHTATANGFQMVTSGVQSKAVSDWLITSVEGRLTGLGGEDLPTIVIVAHYDAFGVAPWLSHGADSNGSGISVLLELARLFSRLYTYKRTHAAYNLLFFASGGGKFNYQGTKRWLEDNLDHTDSSLLQDNVAFVLCLDTVGRGDSLHLHVSKPPREGTLQHAFLRELETVATHQFPEVRFSMVHKKINLAEDILAWEHERFAIRRLPAFTLSHLESHRDGQRSSIMDVRSRVDSKTLTRNTRLIAEALTRVIYNLTEKGTPPDMPVFTEQMIQQEQLDSVMDWLTNQPRAAQLVDKDGTFLSTLEHYLSRYLKEVKQHHIKADKRDPEFVFYDQLKQVMNAYRVKPAIFDLLLAVCIGAYLGMAYTAVQNRSETAREGQDAVTPPPATPPHATAGRHPELQSFSCCS from the exons ATGCTGGAAGAAGCGGGCGAGGTGCTGGAGAACATGCTGAAGGCGTCGTGCCTGCCGCTCGGCTTCATCGTCTTCCTGCCCGCCGTGCTGCTGCTCGTGGCGCCGCCGCTGCCGGCCGCCGACGCGGCGCACGAGTTCACCGTGTACCGCATGCAGCAGTACGACCTGCAGGGGCAGCCCTACG GCACTCGGAACGCAGTGCTCAACACAGAGGCCCGCACCATCGACGCGGACGTGCTGAGTCGCCGCTGCGTGCTCATGCGGCTGCTGGACTTCTCCTACGAGCAGTACCAGAAGGCCCTGAGGCAGTCGGCCGGCGCCGTGGTCATCATCCTGCCGCGAGCCATGGCCGCCGTGCCCCAGGACGTCATCCGG CAATTCATGGAGACCGAGCCTGAGATGCTGGCCATGGAGACCGTGGTCCCTGTGTACTTTGCCGTGGAGGACGAGGCCCTGCTGTCTATCTACGAGCAGACGCAGGCCGCGTCCGCCGCCCAGGGCTCCGCCTCCGCTGCCGAAG TGCTGCTCCACACCGCCACTGCCAACGGCTTCCAGATGGTCACCAGCGGGGTCCAGAGCAAGGCCGTGAGTGACTGGCTCATCACCAGTGTGGAG gggCGGCTGACCGGGCTGGGTGGAGAAGACCTTCCCACCATCGTCATCGTGGCCCATTACGATGCCTTCGGAGTGGCCCCT TGGCTGTCACACGGTGCGGACTCGAACGGGAGCGGCATCTCTGTGCTGCTGGAGCTCGCCCGCCTCTTCTCCAGGCTCTACACCTACAAGCGCACCCACGCCGC GTACAACCTCCTGTTCTTTGCTTCTGGAGGGGGCAAGTTCAACTACCAGGGAACGAAGCGCTGGCTGGAAGATAACCTGGACCACACGG ACTCCAGCCTGCTCCAGGACAACGTGGCCTTCGTCCTGTGCCTGGACACCGTGGGCCGCGGGGACAGCCTGCACCTGCACGTGTCCAAGCCGCCCAGGGAGGGGACGCTGCAGCACGCCTTCCTGCGGGAGCTGGAGACG GTGGCCACCCACCAGTTCCCGGAGGTGCGGTTCTCGATGGTGCACAAGAAAATCAACCTGGCGGAGGACATCCTGGCCTGGGAGCACGAGCGCTTTGCCATCCGCCGGCtgcctgccttcaccctgtcccATCTGGAGAGCCACCGCGACGGCCAGCGCAGCAGCATCATGGATGTGAG GTCCCGGGTCGACTCTAAAACCCTGACCCGCAACACCAGGCTCATCGCGGAGGCCCTGACCCGAGTCATCTACAACCTGACCGAGAAG GGCACCCCCCCAGACATGCCGGTCTTCACGGAGCAGATG ATCCAGCAGGAGCAGCTGGACTCCGTGATGGACTGGCTCACCAACCAGCCCCGCGCGGCCCAGCTGGTGGACAAGGACGGCACGTTCCTCAGCACCCTGGAGCACTACCTGAGCCGCTACCTGAAGGAGGTGAAGCAGCACCACATCAAGGCGGACAAACG GGACCCCGAGTTTGTCTTCTATGACCAGCTGAAGCAGGTGATGAATGCCTACAG GGTCAAGCCAGCCATCTTCGACCTGCTGTTGGCCGTCTGCATCGGCGCCTACCTCGGGATGGCCTACACGGCGGTCCAG AACCGTTCAGAGACTGCTCGTGAAGGCCAAGACGCAGTGACGCCCCCgcctgccacccctccccacgCCACAGCCGGCCGGCACCCCGAATTACAGAGCTTTTCGTGTTGCTCTTGA
- the NCLN gene encoding nicalin isoform X3 — protein sequence MLEEAGEVLENMLKASCLPLGFIVFLPAVLLLVAPPLPAADAAHEFTVYRMQQYDLQGQPYGTRNAVLNTEARTIDADVLSRRCVLMRLLDFSYEQYQKALRQSAGAVVIILPRAMAAVPQDVIRQFMETEPEMLAMETVVPVYFAVEDEALLSIYEQTQAASAAQGSASAAEVLLHTATANGFQMVTSGVQSKAVSDWLITSVEGRLTGLGGEDLPTIVIVAHYDAFGVAPWLSHGADSNGSGISVLLELARLFSRLYTYKRTHAAYNLLFFASGGGKFNYQGTKRWLEDNLDHTDSSLLQDNVAFVLCLDTVGRGDSLHLHVSKPPREGTLQHAFLRELETVATHQFPEVRFSMVHKKINLAEDILAWEHERFAIRRLPAFTLSHLESHRDGQRSSIMDVRSRVDSKTLTRNTRLIAEALTRVIYNLTEKGTPPDMPVFTEQMQIQQEQLDSVMDWLTNQPRAAQLVDKDGTFLSTLEHYLSRYLKEVKQHHIKADKRDPEFVFYDQLKQVMNAYRVKPAIFDLLLAVCIGAYLGMAYTAVQHFDLLYRTVQRLLVKAKTQ from the exons ATGCTGGAAGAAGCGGGCGAGGTGCTGGAGAACATGCTGAAGGCGTCGTGCCTGCCGCTCGGCTTCATCGTCTTCCTGCCCGCCGTGCTGCTGCTCGTGGCGCCGCCGCTGCCGGCCGCCGACGCGGCGCACGAGTTCACCGTGTACCGCATGCAGCAGTACGACCTGCAGGGGCAGCCCTACG GCACTCGGAACGCAGTGCTCAACACAGAGGCCCGCACCATCGACGCGGACGTGCTGAGTCGCCGCTGCGTGCTCATGCGGCTGCTGGACTTCTCCTACGAGCAGTACCAGAAGGCCCTGAGGCAGTCGGCCGGCGCCGTGGTCATCATCCTGCCGCGAGCCATGGCCGCCGTGCCCCAGGACGTCATCCGG CAATTCATGGAGACCGAGCCTGAGATGCTGGCCATGGAGACCGTGGTCCCTGTGTACTTTGCCGTGGAGGACGAGGCCCTGCTGTCTATCTACGAGCAGACGCAGGCCGCGTCCGCCGCCCAGGGCTCCGCCTCCGCTGCCGAAG TGCTGCTCCACACCGCCACTGCCAACGGCTTCCAGATGGTCACCAGCGGGGTCCAGAGCAAGGCCGTGAGTGACTGGCTCATCACCAGTGTGGAG gggCGGCTGACCGGGCTGGGTGGAGAAGACCTTCCCACCATCGTCATCGTGGCCCATTACGATGCCTTCGGAGTGGCCCCT TGGCTGTCACACGGTGCGGACTCGAACGGGAGCGGCATCTCTGTGCTGCTGGAGCTCGCCCGCCTCTTCTCCAGGCTCTACACCTACAAGCGCACCCACGCCGC GTACAACCTCCTGTTCTTTGCTTCTGGAGGGGGCAAGTTCAACTACCAGGGAACGAAGCGCTGGCTGGAAGATAACCTGGACCACACGG ACTCCAGCCTGCTCCAGGACAACGTGGCCTTCGTCCTGTGCCTGGACACCGTGGGCCGCGGGGACAGCCTGCACCTGCACGTGTCCAAGCCGCCCAGGGAGGGGACGCTGCAGCACGCCTTCCTGCGGGAGCTGGAGACG GTGGCCACCCACCAGTTCCCGGAGGTGCGGTTCTCGATGGTGCACAAGAAAATCAACCTGGCGGAGGACATCCTGGCCTGGGAGCACGAGCGCTTTGCCATCCGCCGGCtgcctgccttcaccctgtcccATCTGGAGAGCCACCGCGACGGCCAGCGCAGCAGCATCATGGATGTGAG GTCCCGGGTCGACTCTAAAACCCTGACCCGCAACACCAGGCTCATCGCGGAGGCCCTGACCCGAGTCATCTACAACCTGACCGAGAAG GGCACCCCCCCAGACATGCCGGTCTTCACGGAGCAGATG CAGATCCAGCAGGAGCAGCTGGACTCCGTGATGGACTGGCTCACCAACCAGCCCCGCGCGGCCCAGCTGGTGGACAAGGACGGCACGTTCCTCAGCACCCTGGAGCACTACCTGAGCCGCTACCTGAAGGAGGTGAAGCAGCACCACATCAAGGCGGACAAACG GGACCCCGAGTTTGTCTTCTATGACCAGCTGAAGCAGGTGATGAATGCCTACAG GGTCAAGCCAGCCATCTTCGACCTGCTGTTGGCCGTCTGCATCGGCGCCTACCTCGGGATGGCCTACACGGCGGTCCAG CACTTCGACCTCCTGTACAGAACCGTTCAGAGACTGCTCGTGAAGGCCAAGACGCAGTGA